In one window of Paenarthrobacter nicotinovorans DNA:
- a CDS encoding NUDIX domain-containing protein, whose translation MTIRSAGILLYRRNTAGQLELWIAHMGGPFWARKDQHAWSIPKGEFSDDEDALVAARREFTEEIGTPPPSADYVLLGTFRQPSGKLITAFIAEASGFQPEEIVSNTFPMEWPKGSGTIKDFPEIDDAQWLEEAVARTKLVKGQLPIVDALVQRLAGESSQAGPQY comes from the coding sequence CGCCGGACAATTGGAGCTTTGGATAGCCCACATGGGTGGGCCCTTTTGGGCGCGGAAAGATCAGCACGCGTGGTCAATTCCCAAGGGCGAATTCTCCGACGACGAAGACGCTTTGGTTGCCGCACGAAGGGAATTCACTGAAGAAATCGGCACTCCGCCGCCATCTGCGGACTACGTTCTGTTGGGTACATTCCGGCAGCCCTCGGGCAAACTGATCACGGCGTTCATCGCGGAAGCCAGTGGTTTTCAGCCCGAAGAGATTGTCAGCAACACATTCCCCATGGAATGGCCCAAAGGCTCTGGCACCATCAAGGACTTTCCCGAAATCGACGACGCCCAATGGCTTGAGGAAGCCGTGGCCCGGACCAAGCTCGTCAAAGGGCAACTGCCAATCGTGGACGCGCTGGTACAACGGCTTGCCGGGGAATCGTCCCAGGCCGGCCCGCAGTATTAG
- a CDS encoding alpha/beta fold hydrolase: protein MNFAEAADGVELAWTSEGEGEPMLLIAGQATSMDGWGPTAELLSRYYRVIRFDHRGIGHSGRGDAERYTTRRLANDAAAVLSAAGAESAHVYGHSMGGRIGQWLAIDEPQRVRTLILAATSGGSMPDSAAEPDKAALDALVSGDLSRLEPLFFDSEWARNNPEATHTFFNSRASAWAKARHFRASREHDAWSELGAITAPTLILHGTEDRLTPLPNALLLRGHIARSVLVRVPGAGHGLHLDHPGTVEWIRQFIARRSS, encoded by the coding sequence GTGAACTTTGCTGAAGCAGCCGACGGCGTCGAACTCGCCTGGACATCGGAGGGCGAAGGCGAACCCATGCTGCTTATCGCCGGGCAGGCTACGTCCATGGACGGTTGGGGCCCGACGGCGGAGCTTCTGTCGCGCTATTACCGCGTCATCCGCTTTGATCACCGCGGGATTGGCCACAGTGGGAGGGGTGACGCTGAGCGGTACACCACTCGACGTCTCGCCAACGATGCTGCGGCCGTGCTCAGCGCGGCCGGGGCGGAGTCAGCACACGTGTACGGCCATTCAATGGGCGGACGCATAGGCCAGTGGCTGGCCATCGATGAGCCGCAAAGGGTTCGTACCCTGATCCTGGCGGCAACGAGTGGCGGGAGCATGCCGGACAGCGCAGCCGAGCCGGACAAAGCCGCCCTTGACGCCCTGGTCAGTGGCGACCTCTCCCGTCTGGAGCCGCTCTTTTTCGACTCTGAGTGGGCCAGGAACAACCCCGAGGCGACCCACACTTTCTTCAATTCCCGCGCGTCGGCGTGGGCCAAGGCGCGTCATTTCAGGGCCAGCCGCGAGCACGATGCCTGGAGCGAACTGGGTGCGATTACGGCTCCCACCTTGATACTCCATGGCACCGAAGACAGACTGACTCCCTTGCCCAATGCGCTGCTGCTACGCGGGCATATAGCCCGTTCGGTCCTTGTCCGCGTACCGGGTGCGGGACACGGGCTGCACCTGGATCACCCCGGGACCGTCGAGTGGATCCGGCAGTTCATCGCACGCAGGAGCAGCTAG
- a CDS encoding helix-turn-helix transcriptional regulator has product MKNNLAERRAGRNWTQADLAAALGVSRQTVISIEREKFDPSLPLAFLIARTFGCAIEDVFTAE; this is encoded by the coding sequence GTGAAGAACAACCTTGCCGAGCGCCGAGCCGGCCGCAACTGGACCCAGGCGGACCTGGCCGCCGCGCTCGGAGTGTCCCGGCAGACCGTCATCTCCATCGAGCGAGAGAAGTTCGACCCGTCATTGCCTTTGGCGTTCCTCATTGCGCGGACCTTTGGCTGCGCCATCGAGGACGTCTTCACCGCGGAGTGA
- a CDS encoding MOSC domain-containing protein, whose protein sequence is MTDYRYDVEVVHLLVSPAHAYFGRAREGAADVPTADADHAELVAGKGIVGDRFFGKAAHMDAAVTVFAVEALEAIAAELDAGPFDPLLTRRNVVLRGVELAPLLGHGFTLESGGDAVTLKAGRPAHPCAWMDQMLAPGAHKAMRGRGGVRCQVVSGGLLHRGPAVLTSPVPLDPGKAGDANVLRPSRLP, encoded by the coding sequence ATGACTGATTACAGGTACGACGTCGAAGTTGTGCACCTTTTGGTGTCGCCGGCGCACGCCTACTTTGGCCGTGCGCGCGAAGGCGCCGCGGACGTTCCAACTGCGGACGCCGACCACGCTGAGTTGGTTGCCGGCAAGGGGATTGTTGGGGACAGGTTCTTCGGCAAGGCCGCCCACATGGACGCCGCCGTGACGGTGTTCGCCGTTGAGGCACTGGAAGCCATTGCTGCCGAACTCGACGCCGGGCCTTTCGATCCGCTGCTGACGCGCCGGAACGTCGTGCTGCGGGGAGTGGAACTGGCTCCATTGCTCGGCCACGGGTTCACGCTGGAATCCGGCGGAGACGCGGTGACGCTGAAGGCCGGCAGACCAGCCCATCCTTGCGCCTGGATGGACCAGATGCTCGCCCCGGGTGCCCACAAGGCGATGCGCGGGCGCGGCGGCGTGCGGTGCCAGGTTGTTTCCGGCGGACTGCTGCATCGTGGGCCGGCTGTCCTGACCAGCCCGGTGCCGCTCGACCCGGGCAAGGCGGGCGACGCCAATGTGCTCCGGCCTTCGAGGCTGCCTTAG
- a CDS encoding ABC transporter ATP-binding protein codes for MSTSTAPAGGRGPQRPAMGPGRGGPFAGMNIPAEKASNFKASARRLLGTLHPERLWLALVLVFAVASVALSVIGPRLLGEGTNLIFAGIVSKQLPAGVSKEQVIAGLRASGENSKADMLGAMTLTPGVGIDFGALSSVLLWALALYVLASAFGWMQAYVLNGVVQRTVYRLRQRIEAKIHRLPLRYFDSIQRGELLSRVTNDVDNISQSLQQSISQVVSSLLTVLGVLVMMFLLSPLLALIALVTIPLTLGTTLLIAKRSQKLFVAQWKNTGELNGQIEETYTGHALVKVFGRQNEVQEKFRAKNGELFQASFGAQFVSGLIMPAMTFIGNLVYVGIAVVGGLQVASGSMQLGDVQAFIQYSRQFTMPLAQLGSMANMLQSGVASAERVFDLLDEDEESPEPPPSGASAGRGRLVFENVSFRYSPDKPLITDLSLVAEPGQSIAIVGPTGAGKTTLVNLMMRFYELDSGRITLDGVDIASISRQELRSRMGMVLQDTWLFGGTIRDNIAYGRPTASEAEIIEAAQATYVDRFVRSLPEGYDTVLDDEGGNVSAGEKQLLTIARAFLSRPSVLILDEATSSVDTRTEVLVQKAMNALRSDRTSFVIAHRLSTIRDADLILVMEDGQIVEQGTHSELLSAGAAYSRLYEAQFAAPASEEV; via the coding sequence ATGAGCACGTCCACCGCTCCAGCCGGCGGCCGCGGACCCCAGCGCCCCGCAATGGGCCCGGGAAGGGGAGGCCCGTTCGCCGGAATGAACATTCCGGCAGAGAAAGCGTCGAACTTCAAGGCTTCGGCCCGCAGACTCCTGGGAACCCTGCATCCGGAACGGCTCTGGCTGGCCCTGGTGCTGGTCTTCGCCGTGGCCAGCGTTGCGCTGTCCGTGATCGGTCCCCGCTTGCTGGGCGAAGGGACCAACCTGATCTTCGCCGGCATCGTGTCCAAGCAACTGCCCGCCGGGGTGTCCAAAGAGCAGGTCATCGCGGGCCTGCGGGCCTCAGGTGAGAACAGCAAAGCCGACATGCTGGGCGCCATGACCCTCACACCCGGCGTCGGAATCGACTTTGGTGCGTTGTCCTCCGTGCTGCTGTGGGCACTGGCCCTGTACGTCCTTGCCTCAGCGTTCGGCTGGATGCAGGCCTACGTGCTCAACGGCGTCGTGCAGCGGACGGTGTACCGCCTCCGCCAACGCATCGAAGCAAAAATCCACCGCCTGCCCCTGCGCTACTTCGACTCCATCCAGCGCGGTGAACTGCTGAGCCGGGTAACCAACGATGTTGACAACATCTCCCAAAGTTTGCAGCAATCGATCAGCCAAGTGGTCTCGTCCCTGCTGACTGTGCTGGGCGTTCTGGTCATGATGTTCCTGCTCTCGCCCTTGCTGGCGCTGATCGCACTGGTGACCATTCCCCTGACGCTCGGCACGACGCTCCTCATTGCAAAGCGCTCGCAGAAGCTGTTCGTTGCCCAGTGGAAGAACACCGGTGAGCTCAACGGCCAGATTGAGGAAACCTACACCGGACATGCCCTGGTGAAGGTGTTCGGGCGGCAGAACGAGGTCCAGGAAAAGTTCCGCGCCAAGAATGGTGAGCTGTTCCAGGCCAGCTTCGGAGCGCAGTTCGTCAGCGGTCTGATCATGCCGGCCATGACGTTCATCGGAAACCTGGTGTACGTAGGCATTGCCGTGGTTGGCGGCCTGCAGGTGGCTTCCGGTTCCATGCAATTGGGTGATGTGCAGGCGTTCATCCAGTACTCACGGCAATTCACCATGCCCCTGGCGCAGCTCGGATCCATGGCGAACATGCTGCAATCCGGCGTTGCCTCCGCCGAGCGCGTGTTCGATCTCCTGGACGAGGACGAAGAGTCGCCCGAACCTCCTCCTTCGGGCGCTTCGGCCGGGCGCGGTCGCCTGGTGTTCGAGAATGTCTCCTTCCGCTACTCCCCGGACAAGCCCCTGATCACGGACCTCAGCCTGGTGGCAGAACCCGGCCAGAGCATCGCCATCGTCGGGCCTACGGGGGCGGGCAAAACCACCCTGGTGAACCTGATGATGCGCTTCTACGAGCTGGACTCGGGGCGGATAACGCTCGACGGCGTCGACATTGCCTCCATCTCGCGGCAGGAGTTGCGCTCGCGGATGGGCATGGTCCTCCAGGACACGTGGCTGTTCGGCGGCACCATCCGGGACAACATCGCCTATGGGCGGCCCACGGCTTCTGAAGCGGAGATCATCGAAGCGGCGCAGGCAACGTATGTGGACAGGTTCGTCCGGTCCCTTCCCGAGGGCTACGACACCGTTCTCGACGACGAAGGCGGCAACGTCTCAGCCGGCGAGAAGCAATTGCTGACCATCGCCAGGGCCTTCCTGTCCCGGCCATCGGTGCTGATCCTGGACGAAGCCACGAGCAGCGTCGACACCCGTACCGAGGTGCTGGTGCAGAAAGCCATGAACGCCCTGCGCTCGGACCGGACCAGCTTCGTCATTGCCCACCGGCTCTCCACCATCCGCGACGCCGACCTGATCCTGGTGATGGAGGACGGGCAGATCGTGGAGCAGGGCACGCACTCGGAGCTGCTCTCTGCCGGTGCGGCCTACTCCCGGTTGTACGAGGCCCAGTTTGCGGCGCCGGCGTCGGAGGAAGTTTGA